The following proteins are encoded in a genomic region of Haloarcula marina:
- a CDS encoding GNAT family N-acetyltransferase: MTREYPADGADAFPRPPRTVTDRDGHEVTLSAADAVDREALVAMYLDFDPADRAQGIPPVKEAAIEKWLDNILDEDCVNVVARHDGRVVGHATLVPDRHGEHELAIFVLQAFQGSGNGTALLETLLGAGQAAGIERVWLTVERWNDSAIALYKKVGFETGNTESFEIEMSIRL, from the coding sequence ATGACACGGGAGTACCCAGCGGATGGCGCCGACGCGTTCCCGCGGCCGCCGCGGACGGTGACCGACCGGGACGGCCACGAGGTGACCCTCTCGGCCGCCGACGCCGTCGACCGCGAGGCGCTGGTGGCGATGTATCTGGACTTCGACCCCGCCGACCGCGCGCAGGGGATTCCACCGGTCAAAGAGGCGGCTATCGAGAAGTGGCTCGACAACATCTTGGACGAGGACTGCGTCAACGTCGTCGCCCGTCACGACGGCCGCGTGGTCGGTCACGCGACGCTCGTCCCCGACCGCCACGGCGAGCACGAACTCGCCATCTTCGTCTTACAGGCGTTTCAGGGGTCGGGCAACGGCACCGCCCTCCTCGAGACGCTCCTCGGTGCCGGACAGGCCGCGGGCATCGAGCGGGTGTGGCTCACGGTCGAGCGCTGGAACGACTCGGCCATCGCGCTCTACAAGAAGGTCGGCTTCGAGACGGGCAACACCGAGAGCTTCGAAATCGAGATGTCGATTCGCCTCTAG
- a CDS encoding universal stress protein, with product MFETVVIATDGSGSAQRAVEAALDLADHFDATVHALYVVDSGEVESTPEEVREELERALATTGGRALSFVREAAAADADDDDIITAVRAGDPADEICQYAVENDADVVATGTRGRHGEHAFLLGSVAEEIVRQAPMPVLTVRQLEGEVNPERELV from the coding sequence ATGTTCGAGACGGTGGTCATCGCGACCGACGGGTCGGGGAGCGCACAGCGGGCCGTCGAAGCGGCCTTGGACCTCGCCGACCACTTCGACGCGACCGTCCACGCGCTGTACGTCGTCGACTCGGGCGAGGTCGAGTCGACCCCGGAGGAGGTCCGCGAGGAACTGGAGCGGGCCTTGGCGACCACCGGCGGCCGCGCCCTCTCGTTCGTCCGAGAGGCCGCCGCCGCCGACGCCGACGACGACGACATCATCACCGCCGTTCGGGCGGGCGACCCGGCCGACGAAATTTGCCAGTACGCCGTGGAGAACGACGCCGACGTGGTGGCCACCGGGACTCGCGGCCGTCACGGCGAACACGCCTTCTTACTCGGGAGCGTCGCCGAGGAAATCGTCCGGCAGGCCCCGATGCCGGTACTGACGGTCCGGCAGTTAGAGGGCGAGGTCAATCCCGAGCGCGAACTGGTCTGA
- a CDS encoding lipoate--protein ligase family protein: MRLLCGRARDHERDYERTREMVARVGERGVPALRVWTPHRQVAFGRRDRRAERYDRAREIAAEKGYAVLERAVGGRAVAYTGSTVAFALAEPVSDGRGSIDERYDRVTGMVRDALAALGVDAREGEPPDAFCPGTHSLQADGKVVGLAQRVHRTAALTAGIVVVRDHDALAAVLAPVYDALGVPFDPNSVGSVARAGGPADPETVVDALETALVGGRTVTARETLA; this comes from the coding sequence ATGCGACTCCTCTGTGGCCGGGCGCGCGACCACGAACGCGACTACGAGCGCACCCGCGAGATGGTCGCCCGCGTCGGCGAGCGTGGCGTCCCAGCCCTGCGCGTCTGGACCCCACACAGACAGGTGGCGTTCGGCCGTCGCGACCGGCGGGCCGAGCGGTACGACCGCGCCCGCGAGATTGCCGCCGAGAAGGGGTACGCAGTCCTCGAACGCGCCGTCGGCGGCCGCGCGGTGGCCTACACCGGGTCGACGGTGGCGTTCGCGCTCGCCGAACCCGTCTCCGACGGCCGCGGGAGCATCGACGAGCGCTACGACCGGGTGACCGGGATGGTCCGGGATGCGCTGGCCGCCCTCGGCGTCGACGCCCGCGAGGGCGAACCGCCCGACGCCTTCTGTCCCGGGACGCACTCGTTGCAGGCCGACGGCAAAGTCGTCGGACTCGCCCAGCGAGTCCACCGGACGGCCGCGCTCACCGCCGGTATCGTCGTCGTCCGCGACCACGACGCACTCGCGGCGGTGTTGGCCCCCGTCTACGACGCGCTGGGCGTCCCCTTCGACCCGAACTCGGTGGGGAGCGTCGCGCGTGCGGGCGGCCCCGCCGACCCCGAAACCGTCGTCGACGCACTCGAAACGGCGCTGGTCGGGGGGCGGACCGTCACCGCCCGCGAGACTCTCGCGTGA
- a CDS encoding nicotinate phosphoribosyltransferase: protein MTDEFDVVPPEAIRSGRATDAYFDRTVEALDHAGKNPDVVAEVTADQFPTGEWHLLAGLKDAATLLDGRDIAVDALPEGQLFDGGPVMRIEGPYREFCRLETALLGFLSHPTGVATRALEVRTAAPESTVLSFGSRHVHPSLGAMIERSALLGGLDGFSNVAAGDVLGREAGGTMPHALVICFGRGEQEAAWRAFDEAVPDSTPRIALTDTYSDEVDEALRAVDAIEDLDGVRLDTTGSRRGDFRYIAREVRWTLDAHGHEDVDIFLSGGLGPDQLRELRDVAEGFGVGSYVSNADPLDFSLDLVEVDGEPAAKRGKLTGKKSVYRTADGGHHVGLASHDGPADADSLMEPLVRDGEVVREFDLDAAIERAADDAELVGFDGD, encoded by the coding sequence ATGACCGACGAGTTCGACGTTGTACCGCCCGAAGCCATTCGTTCGGGGCGGGCGACCGACGCCTACTTCGACCGGACGGTGGAGGCACTGGACCACGCCGGGAAGAACCCCGACGTGGTCGCCGAGGTGACGGCCGACCAGTTCCCGACGGGCGAGTGGCACCTGCTGGCCGGACTGAAAGACGCCGCGACGCTGTTGGACGGCCGCGACATCGCTGTCGACGCCCTGCCGGAGGGACAACTGTTCGACGGCGGTCCAGTGATGCGTATCGAGGGACCGTACCGGGAGTTCTGCCGCCTCGAAACCGCGCTGCTGGGCTTTCTCTCACATCCCACCGGCGTCGCCACCCGAGCGCTCGAAGTCCGCACCGCCGCGCCCGAGTCGACGGTGCTCTCCTTTGGCTCGCGGCACGTCCACCCGTCGCTGGGCGCGATGATAGAGCGCTCGGCCCTGCTGGGCGGCCTCGACGGCTTCTCGAACGTCGCCGCCGGTGACGTTCTCGGGCGGGAGGCGGGGGGAACGATGCCCCACGCGCTGGTCATCTGTTTCGGTCGCGGCGAACAGGAGGCCGCGTGGCGGGCCTTCGACGAGGCGGTCCCCGATTCGACGCCGCGCATCGCGCTGACCGACACCTACTCCGACGAGGTAGACGAGGCGCTCCGGGCCGTCGACGCTATCGAGGACTTGGACGGCGTTCGCCTCGACACCACTGGCTCTCGTCGCGGGGACTTCCGGTATATCGCCCGCGAGGTGCGCTGGACGCTGGACGCCCACGGCCACGAGGACGTGGACATCTTCCTCTCGGGGGGCCTCGGCCCCGACCAACTGCGGGAACTCCGTGACGTGGCCGAGGGCTTCGGCGTCGGCAGTTACGTCTCGAACGCCGACCCGCTGGACTTCTCGCTGGACCTCGTCGAAGTCGACGGCGAACCCGCCGCCAAGCGCGGGAAACTCACCGGGAAGAAGTCCGTCTATCGGACCGCCGACGGCGGCCATCACGTCGGACTGGCGAGCCACGACGGCCCCGCCGACGCCGACTCGCTGATGGAACCGCTGGTGCGCGACGGCGAGGTGGTCCGGGAGTTCGACCTCGATGCGGCCATCGAGCGCGCGGCCGACGACGCCGAGTTGGTCGGGTTCGACGGGGACTAG
- a CDS encoding universal stress protein produces MDIDLVLVPVDGSDRSERAAEYAIAIAERYDADLHLLFVLDERLRRDIDDGRVDPDALAEQHRAFTGGVRERIRDAGHDGHLDTSSAAAFSEHRLMQTPGSVVLDVAEDIEADFIVVPREGDGEEAVGRAALYVLEYASQPVLSV; encoded by the coding sequence ATGGACATCGACCTCGTGCTCGTGCCGGTCGACGGCAGCGACCGGTCCGAGCGGGCGGCCGAGTACGCTATCGCCATCGCCGAGCGATACGACGCCGACCTCCACCTGCTGTTCGTCCTCGACGAACGGCTTCGCCGCGACATCGACGACGGCCGCGTCGACCCCGATGCGCTGGCCGAGCAACACCGGGCGTTCACCGGCGGCGTACGCGAACGGATCCGTGACGCCGGTCACGACGGGCACCTCGACACGTCCAGCGCCGCGGCGTTCTCGGAGCATCGGCTGATGCAGACGCCGGGGAGCGTGGTCTTAGACGTGGCCGAGGACATCGAGGCGGACTTCATCGTCGTCCCGCGAGAAGGTGACGGCGAGGAGGCCGTCGGTCGCGCCGCGCTGTACGTCTTGGAGTACGCCAGCCAGCCAGTCCTCTCCGTCTAG
- a CDS encoding DUF5806 family protein: protein MTEGTPPEERDEEPTRVVTPHDPAADETDDADAGDGTEAGEEQLGPDVPDDVRKYERFKKIEGGTYDRANEFLRERTYVTAREWAIARLCADFRTETGVEMTKIGENLPELVPFMTDTYTPQAVNQARASFEEKVRKSGATFLYGAMSDFFTAEELDDVMYEATEVAKFLLEVEGVDLAVEDEMEAEDRISSVMREVREHSAALRHDEVCCPECGHEFGVDEK, encoded by the coding sequence ATGACCGAGGGCACGCCGCCGGAGGAGCGCGACGAGGAGCCGACGCGAGTCGTCACGCCGCACGACCCGGCGGCCGACGAGACGGACGACGCCGACGCGGGCGACGGGACCGAGGCAGGCGAGGAGCAACTCGGGCCGGACGTGCCGGACGACGTTCGCAAGTACGAGCGGTTCAAGAAAATCGAGGGCGGAACCTACGACCGGGCCAACGAGTTCCTGCGCGAGCGGACCTACGTCACGGCCCGCGAGTGGGCCATCGCGCGCCTCTGTGCGGACTTCCGGACCGAGACGGGCGTCGAGATGACGAAAATCGGCGAGAACCTCCCCGAACTCGTCCCGTTCATGACCGACACGTACACGCCCCAAGCGGTCAATCAGGCCCGCGCCTCCTTCGAGGAGAAGGTCCGGAAATCGGGGGCGACCTTCCTCTACGGCGCGATGTCGGACTTCTTCACCGCCGAGGAACTGGACGACGTGATGTACGAGGCGACCGAGGTGGCGAAGTTCCTCTTGGAAGTCGAGGGCGTCGACCTCGCGGTCGAAGACGAGATGGAGGCCGAGGACCGCATCTCCTCGGTCATGCGCGAAGTCCGGGAACACTCGGCGGCGCTCCGGCACGACGAGGTGTGCTGTCCGGAGTGCGGCCACGAGTTCGGCGTCGACGAGAAGTGA
- a CDS encoding universal stress protein, with the protein MHILLGVGGSELSYQALDETVSRVADTGDDLTVAIFDNEEMDTDEAAVRERVESTLEAAGLDAEVRYIGGESPGSQLVDIAESEGFDRIVLGGGERSTLGKIQLGSVVEFVLLNAQTPVTLIR; encoded by the coding sequence ATGCACATTCTACTCGGCGTCGGCGGCAGCGAACTGTCCTATCAGGCGCTGGACGAAACCGTCTCTCGGGTCGCGGACACCGGTGACGACCTGACCGTCGCTATCTTCGACAACGAGGAGATGGACACGGACGAGGCGGCGGTCCGCGAGCGGGTCGAATCCACACTGGAAGCGGCCGGGCTAGACGCGGAGGTACGTTACATCGGCGGCGAGTCGCCGGGGAGCCAACTCGTCGACATCGCCGAGAGCGAAGGGTTCGACCGCATCGTTCTCGGCGGCGGCGAGCGGTCGACGCTCGGAAAGATTCAACTCGGTTCGGTCGTCGAGTTCGTTCTGTTGAACGCCCAAACGCCGGTGACGCTGATTCGATGA
- a CDS encoding dihydroorotase, protein MLIRNATLADGRQRDVRVRGETIAEVGRDLAEDDEHTIEASGKRLFPGMMDVHVHFREPGYPHKETWDTGSRAAAAGGVTAVVDQPNTDPPTVDGAAFAQKADFAADSIIDWGINGGVTADWDPDSLLAERLFALGEVFLADSTGDMGIETGLFKEALRAATDAGVTVTVHAEDADLFNEDARTRDDPDAWSAFRTAEAEAEAVERACEAAKQVDARIHIAHTSTPEGIDIAADAGMTTEVTPHHLLLSRRDLDELGTFGRMNPPLRREKRRREVYDRVADGTVDMIATDHAPHTTEEKDASIWDAPSGVPGVETVLPLLLAEARDPDTALTYERVRDLTAANPADVFDVPQKGAVEPGKDADLVLVDVTETTEIRADDLHTDCGWTPFEGFEAVFPEWTMVRGTTVYERDPGGDVFYGHEGENVRDADAEVLE, encoded by the coding sequence ATGCTCATCCGCAACGCGACGCTCGCGGACGGCCGCCAACGGGACGTCCGGGTGCGCGGTGAGACCATCGCCGAAGTCGGCCGTGACCTCGCCGAAGACGACGAACACACCATCGAGGCGTCCGGCAAGCGCCTGTTCCCCGGGATGATGGACGTCCACGTCCACTTCCGCGAACCGGGCTATCCGCACAAAGAGACGTGGGACACCGGGTCCCGCGCGGCCGCCGCGGGCGGCGTGACCGCCGTCGTCGACCAACCGAACACCGACCCGCCGACGGTCGACGGCGCGGCCTTCGCACAGAAGGCCGACTTCGCCGCCGACTCGATAATCGACTGGGGCATCAACGGCGGCGTCACCGCCGACTGGGACCCGGACTCGCTGCTCGCGGAGCGCCTGTTCGCGCTGGGCGAGGTGTTCCTCGCCGACTCGACAGGCGACATGGGCATCGAGACGGGCCTGTTCAAAGAAGCGCTCCGCGCGGCGACGGACGCTGGCGTCACCGTCACGGTCCACGCCGAGGACGCCGACCTGTTCAACGAGGACGCGCGGACGCGCGACGACCCCGACGCGTGGAGCGCCTTCCGCACCGCCGAGGCCGAAGCCGAGGCCGTCGAACGCGCCTGCGAGGCCGCCAAACAGGTCGACGCGCGAATCCATATCGCGCACACGTCGACGCCGGAGGGCATCGACATCGCCGCCGACGCGGGGATGACCACCGAGGTGACGCCACACCACCTCCTGCTCTCGCGGCGCGACCTGGACGAGTTGGGCACGTTCGGCCGGATGAACCCGCCGCTGCGCCGCGAGAAGCGCCGCCGCGAGGTGTACGACCGCGTCGCCGACGGGACGGTCGACATGATTGCGACCGACCACGCGCCACACACCACCGAGGAGAAGGACGCGAGCATCTGGGACGCGCCGTCGGGCGTCCCCGGCGTCGAGACGGTCCTCCCGCTGTTGCTCGCGGAAGCCCGCGACCCCGACACGGCGCTGACCTACGAGCGCGTGCGGGACCTCACCGCCGCGAATCCCGCCGACGTGTTCGACGTGCCCCAGAAGGGCGCGGTCGAACCCGGCAAGGACGCCGACCTCGTGTTGGTCGACGTGACCGAGACGACCGAGATTCGCGCCGACGACCTCCACACGGACTGTGGCTGGACCCCCTTCGAGGGCTTCGAGGCCGTCTTCCCCGAGTGGACGATGGTCCGCGGGACGACGGTGTACGAGCGCGACCCGGGCGGGGACGTGTTCTACGGTCACGAGGGCGAGAACGTCCGCGACGCCGACGCCGAAGTGCTGGAGTAG
- a CDS encoding Hvo_1808 family surface protein, giving the protein MRKELLLALTVLLAGCSVPVFGGPDHPAEPSGEDTIGWENGYWYDDPVSVTTDDGLNESEREAVTARTMARVEQIRDREFTETVPVEVISRAEYRNRSRGNGGSGGPPADPWNDQVWESLLLIGEDEGSSEAIQGTLSTSVQGFYSPSRDRIVVVSPTETPQVDRTTLAHELVHALQDQQFGLTGSPETQDRQLSRDGVVEGEANYVQALYQRRCDGQWDCIERPDRSGGGGGGGSSLNPGLFTVIIQPYATGPAFVDSVYGEGGWDAVDALHENVPDSTEQVIHPDRYPDEKPENVSVPDRSNEEWNRFDHDPVADTVGEASIFATMYHNNQTDAGRYSYQSEPSEGWAGDSVVPYQNESGGGGYVWVSTWDSEEDAREFARAYRAALVEEHGATQPRANVYVVPEESPFADAFRITRSGDTVRIVNGPTVDDLSAIHRPR; this is encoded by the coding sequence ATGCGTAAGGAACTACTACTCGCACTGACTGTCCTGCTGGCCGGGTGTTCCGTCCCCGTCTTCGGCGGCCCGGACCATCCGGCGGAACCGAGCGGCGAAGACACCATCGGCTGGGAGAACGGCTACTGGTACGACGACCCCGTCTCCGTGACCACCGACGACGGCCTCAACGAGAGCGAGCGCGAGGCCGTCACCGCTCGGACGATGGCCCGCGTCGAGCAGATACGCGACCGGGAGTTCACCGAGACGGTTCCCGTCGAAGTCATCTCCCGGGCGGAGTACCGGAACCGCTCGCGGGGCAACGGCGGTTCCGGCGGGCCGCCCGCTGACCCGTGGAACGACCAGGTGTGGGAGTCGCTGCTGCTCATCGGCGAGGACGAGGGCAGTAGCGAGGCCATTCAGGGCACGCTCTCGACCTCCGTACAAGGCTTCTACTCGCCGAGTCGGGACCGCATCGTCGTCGTCAGCCCCACCGAGACGCCGCAGGTCGACCGGACGACGCTGGCCCACGAACTCGTCCACGCCCTGCAGGACCAGCAGTTCGGGCTGACCGGGTCCCCGGAGACCCAGGACCGGCAACTCAGCCGTGACGGTGTCGTCGAGGGCGAGGCCAACTACGTCCAGGCGCTGTATCAGCGCCGCTGTGACGGCCAGTGGGACTGCATCGAGCGCCCCGACCGGAGCGGTGGCGGCGGTGGCGGCGGCAGCAGCCTCAACCCCGGTCTGTTCACCGTCATCATCCAGCCCTACGCCACCGGCCCCGCGTTCGTCGACAGCGTCTACGGCGAGGGCGGGTGGGACGCCGTCGACGCCCTCCACGAGAACGTGCCCGACAGCACCGAACAGGTCATCCACCCCGACCGGTACCCCGACGAGAAGCCCGAAAACGTCAGCGTACCCGACCGGTCGAACGAGGAGTGGAACCGCTTCGACCACGACCCGGTGGCGGACACCGTCGGCGAAGCGTCCATCTTCGCCACGATGTACCACAACAACCAGACCGACGCCGGGCGGTACTCCTACCAGAGCGAACCCTCGGAAGGGTGGGCCGGTGACAGCGTCGTCCCCTACCAGAACGAGTCCGGTGGCGGCGGCTACGTCTGGGTGAGCACGTGGGACAGCGAGGAAGACGCTCGGGAGTTCGCCCGCGCGTATCGCGCGGCACTCGTCGAGGAACACGGCGCGACCCAACCGCGGGCGAACGTCTACGTGGTCCCCGAGGAGAGTCCGTTCGCCGACGCCTTCCGAATCACGCGGTCCGGTGACACCGTCCGCATCGTCAACGGGCCGACCGTCGACGACCTCTCGGCCATCCACCGGCCCCGCTGA
- a CDS encoding Hvo_1808 family surface protein, with amino-acid sequence MRRQFAALCCAVVLLVLLAGCQGFGVGSDGDGTATASPTPEADYVFTLDGEGSDDTAAPTATPPADGARPDPENDTIGWENGYWHDETLSVTTDDGLNESERAAVVARSMARVEFVRQLEFERSVPVDTVSRAAYRANNTYETGETLRRFDNAKFEALFLVGEDRDSVATQQGTLGSSVLGYYSSRRDAIVLVTDSETPTIDEATLGHELVHALQDQHFGFDGSARTRDAVQGRNGLVEGDAAATEDRYVARCGEQWDCLSGGAGGGGGGGDRHFGISFLVYFPYSDGPGLVENLHDRGGWARVNEAYDETPEGAREVMRPEDYPAWEPRNVTLSDRSTDEWERVRPSTDRDRPDYAVVGPSAIAASMAYTLADGYNESAVVSRRAVFNYAASGGLDSTDPYNYALPATTEWEGGRMYAYTRANATNTTETAYVWRTVWSDEAAAATFATTWEAVIAHWGGTETADGNWVIESASPFADAVSVRVDGDTVTVVNAPTEADLHEVHDA; translated from the coding sequence ATGCGACGCCAGTTCGCCGCCCTGTGCTGTGCCGTGGTCCTCCTCGTCCTCCTCGCCGGGTGTCAGGGGTTCGGTGTCGGGAGCGACGGCGACGGGACGGCGACGGCGTCGCCGACGCCCGAAGCGGACTACGTCTTCACGCTCGACGGCGAAGGAAGCGACGACACGGCCGCCCCGACGGCGACGCCGCCCGCGGACGGCGCGCGGCCGGACCCCGAGAACGACACCATCGGCTGGGAGAACGGGTACTGGCACGACGAGACGCTGTCGGTGACCACCGACGACGGCCTCAACGAGAGCGAACGGGCCGCCGTCGTCGCTCGGTCGATGGCCCGCGTCGAGTTCGTCCGGCAACTGGAGTTCGAGCGGTCCGTGCCCGTCGACACCGTCTCGCGGGCGGCATACCGCGCGAACAACACGTACGAGACGGGCGAGACGCTCCGGCGGTTCGACAACGCGAAGTTCGAGGCGCTGTTCCTCGTCGGCGAAGACCGGGACTCAGTGGCCACCCAGCAGGGGACCCTCGGGTCCAGCGTGCTGGGGTACTACAGTTCCCGGCGGGACGCCATCGTCCTCGTCACCGACTCGGAGACGCCGACCATCGACGAGGCGACCCTGGGACACGAACTCGTCCACGCCTTACAGGACCAGCACTTCGGCTTCGACGGGAGCGCCCGGACCCGCGACGCCGTCCAAGGCCGCAACGGTCTCGTCGAGGGCGACGCCGCCGCGACGGAGGACCGCTACGTGGCCCGCTGTGGCGAGCAGTGGGACTGCCTCTCTGGCGGGGCCGGGGGCGGCGGTGGCGGCGGTGACCGGCACTTCGGCATCTCCTTTCTGGTGTACTTCCCGTACAGCGACGGTCCCGGACTGGTCGAGAACTTACACGACCGCGGCGGGTGGGCGAGAGTGAACGAGGCCTACGACGAGACGCCGGAGGGCGCGCGCGAGGTGATGCGGCCCGAAGACTACCCCGCGTGGGAACCGCGGAACGTGACGCTCTCGGACCGCTCGACGGACGAGTGGGAGCGCGTGCGGCCCTCCACCGACCGCGACCGGCCGGACTACGCGGTGGTCGGCCCGTCGGCCATCGCGGCGTCGATGGCGTACACGCTGGCCGACGGCTACAACGAGTCGGCTGTCGTCAGTCGGCGGGCGGTGTTCAACTACGCCGCTTCGGGCGGCCTCGACAGCACCGACCCGTACAACTACGCGCTCCCGGCGACGACGGAGTGGGAGGGCGGGCGGATGTACGCCTACACGCGGGCGAACGCGACGAACACGACCGAGACGGCCTACGTCTGGAGGACCGTCTGGAGCGACGAGGCCGCCGCGGCGACGTTCGCGACGACGTGGGAGGCCGTCATCGCCCACTGGGGCGGGACCGAGACGGCCGACGGCAACTGGGTCATCGAGTCGGCGAGCCCCTTCGCCGACGCCGTCTCGGTCCGTGTCGACGGCGACACGGTCACCGTGGTGAACGCGCCGACGGAAGCCGACCTGCACGAGGTACACGATGCGTAA
- a CDS encoding MFS transporter produces the protein MTAAQSARIPWDSPVLRVALASTLVGVLGVTLVSPLLPAIAEQLRVSDGRASLVVTAYTLPGIALGPVAGALADRYGRRRVLAGSLVAYALCGVAVTAMAAFAPILLLRAGQGVAASAIFSLGVTLLSDAFEGPERAAALGVNAAAISVGAAVYPLLGGALGAAGWRRPFYLYAVGLPVALWATVRLADPPAATDRESGFSYIRNSVRALPRRATGAVFGAAFAAYVLLFGALFTAVPFLLGRSFDLPAVTIGLVLSVSALSTAAVALSNGRLAARFPPSRLVALGFCAYGVGLLAVWAAPGPAVVAVGALVVGAGQGTVLPSIDGLLSTLAPPRYRAGVFGLRTSVIASGATVGPVVFAVAGSRVGYGPALLTAGVTALLAGAVGFALVDGGDA, from the coding sequence GTGACCGCCGCCCAATCCGCCCGGATTCCGTGGGACTCGCCGGTACTCCGCGTCGCGCTGGCGAGCACGCTCGTCGGTGTGCTCGGGGTGACCCTCGTCAGCCCACTGCTGCCCGCTATCGCCGAGCAGTTGCGGGTGAGTGACGGGCGGGCCAGTCTGGTCGTGACCGCCTACACGCTGCCGGGCATCGCTCTCGGTCCGGTGGCGGGCGCGCTCGCGGACCGCTACGGCCGCCGCCGGGTCCTCGCCGGGAGCCTCGTCGCCTACGCGCTGTGTGGCGTCGCCGTCACCGCGATGGCGGCGTTCGCGCCGATTCTCCTCCTGCGCGCCGGGCAGGGCGTCGCCGCCAGCGCCATCTTCAGCCTCGGCGTCACCCTCCTCAGCGACGCGTTCGAGGGGCCAGAGCGCGCCGCCGCGCTGGGCGTCAACGCCGCCGCCATCTCCGTCGGCGCGGCCGTCTACCCCCTGCTCGGCGGTGCGCTCGGGGCCGCCGGGTGGCGACGCCCCTTCTACCTCTACGCCGTCGGCCTCCCCGTGGCGCTGTGGGCGACGGTTCGACTGGCCGACCCGCCGGCGGCGACCGACCGCGAGAGCGGTTTCTCGTACATCCGCAACAGCGTCCGGGCGCTCCCCCGACGGGCCACCGGCGCAGTGTTCGGGGCGGCCTTTGCGGCGTACGTCCTGCTGTTCGGGGCGCTCTTTACCGCCGTTCCCTTCTTGCTCGGCCGGTCGTTCGACCTCCCAGCGGTGACCATCGGCCTCGTGCTCTCCGTGTCGGCGTTGTCGACGGCCGCCGTCGCGCTCTCGAACGGTCGCCTCGCCGCCCGCTTCCCGCCGAGCCGACTGGTGGCGCTGGGCTTCTGTGCGTACGGCGTGGGCCTGCTGGCGGTGTGGGCCGCGCCCGGTCCCGCCGTCGTCGCCGTCGGCGCACTCGTCGTCGGCGCGGGACAGGGGACCGTCCTCCCCTCTATCGACGGCCTCCTCAGCACGCTGGCCCCGCCGCGCTATCGCGCGGGCGTGTTCGGCCTCCGGACGAGCGTCATCGCCTCCGGCGCGACGGTCGGTCCGGTCGTCTTCGCCGTCGCGGGCAGTCGCGTCGGCTACGGCCCGGCCCTCCTGACTGCCGGAGTTACCGCACTCCTCGCGGGCGCCGTGGGCTTCGCGCTCGTCGACGGGGGCGACGCCTGA
- a CDS encoding cysteine hydrolase family protein, with translation MQLDPSQTALVVVDMQNGFCHPDGSLYAPDSAAAIDPVTELVERANAAGASVVFTRDVHPPDQFEDTYYYDEFDRWGEHVLEGSWEAELVDELDADDADLVVEKHTYDAFYETQLGGWLDAHGIRDLVVCGTLANVCVLHTASSAGLRDYRPILAEDAVGFIEEQHREYALDHAEWLFGELAEREAISF, from the coding sequence ATGCAACTGGACCCATCGCAGACGGCGCTCGTCGTCGTGGACATGCAGAACGGCTTCTGTCACCCCGACGGGAGCCTCTACGCGCCGGACAGCGCGGCGGCCATCGACCCGGTCACCGAACTCGTGGAGCGAGCGAACGCGGCGGGCGCGAGCGTCGTGTTCACCCGGGACGTTCACCCGCCCGACCAGTTCGAGGACACGTACTACTACGACGAGTTCGACCGCTGGGGCGAACACGTCCTCGAAGGGTCGTGGGAGGCCGAACTCGTCGACGAACTCGACGCCGACGACGCCGACCTCGTCGTGGAAAAACACACCTACGACGCCTTCTACGAGACGCAACTGGGCGGGTGGCTGGACGCCCACGGCATCCGTGACCTCGTCGTCTGCGGGACGCTGGCGAACGTCTGTGTCCTGCACACCGCATCGAGTGCGGGCCTGCGAGACTACCGCCCGATTCTCGCCGAGGACGCCGTCGGCTTCATCGAGGAACAGCACCGGGAGTACGCCCTCGACCACGCCGAGTGGCTGTTCGGCGAACTCGCCGAGCGCGAGGCCATCTCCTTCTAG